The Streptomyces sp. V4I8 genome includes the window GTGCTGATGGATCCGGCCGCGTTTCTGCACGAGCCCGTGCGCTGGCTGAGGCTGCTCGCCGCGCATCCGCGTGCCCTGAGCGCGGCGCCCAACTTCGCCTACGACTACTGCGCCTCCGCCGTCACCGACGCCCAGAAGGCGGACCTGCGGCTCGACTCGGTCGCCGCGCTGATCAACGGCAGCGAGCCGGTCCGCCCCAGCACGGCCGACCGCTTCCACGCCGCCTTCGCCTGCCAGGGGCTGGCGCCCACGACGCACTGCCCCTCGTACGGGCTCGCCGAGGCGACCGTCTTCGTCAGTGCCGCCCGGCCCGGTCAGCCGCTCAGCCGGTTCGCCCTGGACCGTGACGCCCTCGCCGCCGGGAAGGCGCTGCCCGCGCGGTCCGACGACCCCAGGGCCGTGCTGCTGGCCGGCTGCGGGACGCCGGCGGGGCAGCGCGTCCGTATCGCCGACCCCGCCGGGCGGGTCGCCCTGTCCGAGGGGGAGGTCGGCGAGATATGGGTGCAGGGGCCCAACGTCGGCCGGGGTTACTGGAGGCGGGAGGAGGAGAGCGAGCGGGTCTTCGGGGCCGGGTTCGCGGACGCCGTGGACGCCAAGGACACCGCGGACGCAGAGCACACCGCGGACGCCGAGCACACCGCGGACGCGCCGGGCGGCCGTTGGCTGCGCACCGGTGACCTGGGCGCGGTGGTGGACGGGCAGCTGATCGTCACTGGGCGGCTGAAGGACCTCGTCATCGTCGACGGCCGCAATCACTACCCGCAGGACATCGAGGCCACGGCTCAGGAGGCACATCAGGCCGTACGGCGGGACCGGCTCGCCGCGTTCGCCGTGCCCGGCGCGTCGGGGGAGCGGGTCGTGGTGGTGGCCGAGCACGCGCGGACCGCCGTCCTGGCCGACCTCGACGTACCGGGCGTGGTGCGGGCCGTGCGCGGCGCCGTCTCCTCCCGGCACGGGCTGAGGCTGGACGACGTCGTGCTCGTCGCGCCGGGGGCGGTCGCGCGTACCTCCAGCGGCAAGGTGTCGCGGGCGCTGACTCGGGCGCGGTATCTGGAGGGGGTGTACGGGGAGTCCCTCGGTGGGGAAGCGGGCGGCACGTCACCCGTCACCCCGGCCGTCGGCGACGCCGTGAGGGCCGCCGGATGAGGGCCGCCGACGCGGAGGCGCTGCGGCGGGTGATCGCCGAGCGGGTGGCCTCGTGGCACGGTACGGCGCCCGAGGAGGTGCCGATGGACCGGCAGTTGGCCGATCTCGGTATGTCGTCGCGGGACGCCGTCGCCCTGGCCGGGGAGCTGTCCCGGGTCACGGGCTGCGAGCTGCCGCCGACGCTGCTGTGGGAGGCGCCGACCGGGGAGGCGCTGGTGGCGCGGCTGTGCGGTACGGCACCCGGGCCGGCGCCGCTCGTGATGGCGCCCGGCACGCCCGGTGAGCCGATCGCGGTCATCGGCGTCGGCTGCCGGCTGCCCGGCGGGGTGCACGGGCCGGGCGACTACTGGCGGCTGCTGTGCGAGGGCGGTGACGCGATCCGGCGCGTGCCGGAGGACCGGTGGCGTGACTTCACGGCCTTCCCGCCCGCGGACGCGCACCCGTACGGCGGCTATCTCGACGACATCGCCGGGTTCGACGCGGACTTCTTCCGCATCACGCCGCGTGAGGCCGCGGTGATGGACCCCCAGCAGCGGATCCTGCTGGAGGTCGTCCACGAGGCGCTCGACCATGCCGCCGTCCCGGCCGCGTCCCTGGCGGGCACCGCCACGGGGGTCTTCGTCGGCGTCTCCGCCCCGGAGTACGGCCAGCTCACCGGCGCCGACCCGGCCGCCGTCGACCCCTGGGCACCGGCCGGCGCGGCCCTCAGCGTCACCGCGGGCCGACTGGCGTACGTCCTGGACACGCGCGGGCCCTGTCTGGCCGTGGACACCGCCTGCTCCTCCTCGCTGGTCGCCGTGCACCACGCCTGCGTCAGTCTGCGAGCCGGCGAGAGCGAGACGGCGATCGCGGCCGGGGTCAACCTGCTGCTGTCGCCGGCCGTGACCGTCGCCTTCGAGCGGGCGGGCGTCCTCGCGCCGGACGGGCGCTGCAAACCGTTCTCGGCGGCGGCCGACGGCATCGGGCGCGGCGAGGGCTGCGCGGCCGTGGTGCTGAAGCGGCTGTCGCACGCCGAGCGGGACGGCGACCGAGTGCTGGCGGTGATCCGTACGACGGCCGTCAACTCCGACGGGCGCTCGAACGGCCTGATGGCCCCCAACCCCGCCGCCCAGCGGGCCCTGCTGGAGACGGCGTACGCGCGGGCCGGGCTCACCCCCGGCGAGGTCGACTTCGTCGAGGCGCACGGCACCGGCACCCCGCTCGGCGACCCGATCGAGGCGGGCGCGCTCGCCGCGGTGCTCGGCGCCGGCCGCGACCCCGACCAGCCGTTGCTGCTCGGCTCCGTCAAGGGCAACCTCGGCCACCTGGAGTCGGCCGCGGGCGTCGCGGGCCTGGTCAAGACGGTGCTCGCCCTGCACCACGACGTCATCCCGCCCGCCCCGCACCGCGCGGCCGGCAGCGCGCTCGGCGACGACCGGCTGCGCGTGGTGACCGAGCCCGAGCCATGGCCCCGCTACGGCGGCACGGCCGTCGCCGGGGTCTCCGGGTTCGGCTTCGGCGGCACCAACGCCCATGCCGTACTGGAGGAATGGCGGCCCCTCGGCCCACCGGCGACACCGGCCGACGAGCCCGCCGTCCGGCTGCACATCCTCTCCGACGCCGACATCGGGCGGGTGCGCGACACCGCGGCCCGGGTCGCCGACTGGCTGGACAGCAGTGCCGCGCACCCGGCCGACATCGCCCGTACGCTCGCCGGACGCACCCGGCGGGGACCCGTACGCGCCGCCGTGGCCGCCCATGACCGGGCCGAACTGGCCGACGGGTTGCGCGCGTTGGCGGCGGGCCGTCCGGACGCACGGGTCGTCACCGGCGACCGCGACCTGGTCGGCGGCGGCCCGGTGTGGGTCTTCTCCGGCTACGGCTGCCAGTGGCCCGGCATGGGCCTTCGGCTGCTGGAGGAGGAGCCCGCGTTCGCGGCGGCCGTGGAGAAGCTCGACCCGCAGCTCGCCGCGGAGTGCGGCGGCCTGTCCCTGTACGACCACCTGGCCTCCGGCACCGGCCTGGACCGCCTGGAGACGGCCCAACCCCTGCTGTTCGGCGTTCAGTTGGCGCTCGCCGAGCTGTGGCGTTCGTACGGCGTCGAGCCCGCGGCCGTGATCGGCCACTCCATGGGCGAGGTGGCCGCCGCGGTGTGTGCGGGCGCCCTGGACGTGTCGGACGGCGCGCGCGTCATCGCCGTACGCGCCCGGCTGCTGAGCGGACTGCGGGGCGGGGCGATGGCCGTCGTCGACCTCGACGACTGCGAACTCGCCCGCTTGGCGGAGGACTTTCCCGGCGTCCATGTCGCCGTGCACTCCTCGCCCCGGCAGAAGGTCGTCACCGGTGAGGAGGCGGCGGTGGGACGGCTGGTGCGGCTGCTGGAGCTGGAGGGCCGGGCCGCCCGGTCGATGCGGGTCGTCGGCGCCGGGCACTCCCCGCAGGTCGACGGGCTGCTGCCGGAGCTGGCCGACGGGCTCGCCGGTGTGACGGGACGCCGGCCGCGCCTGCCCGTGTACTCCACCGTCCTGGACGACCCGCGTGGCGCGAGCGCGTTCGACGCCGGCCACTGGGCCGCCAACCTGCGGCGGCCGGTTCGCCTGGACCGGGCCGTCGCGGCGGCAGCGGCCGACGGACACACTGCGTTCCTGGAGATCTCCCCCCACCCGGTCCTCACGGGTGCCGTCACCGACTCCGCGCCCGGCGCGCTCGCCCTGGCCACGCTGCGCCGTGACGCCGACGGAGCGGCCGGGTTCGCCGCACAACTGGGCGCCCTGTACGCGGCCGGGCAGCGGCTGCCGCTCCCGCCCGGCCGGGTGGTCGACGTACCCGGGCCACGCTGGCGTCATGTGCGGCACTGGTGGACGGACGGGAGGACGGGGGCGGGCCCGTCGGGGGGCTCGGGGGTTTCGGGTGCGTCGGAGGTGGCGGGGGTGTCGGGGCCCACGGGTGTACCGGTGGGCGTGCGGGTGGCCGTCGCGCCCCGGACCGGTCCCGCCGAGGCCACCGCCGCGCACACGGCGGACCCCTCCTCGGCCCTGACCCGCCTCAGCCACCACATCGCCGCCGTCAGCGGCCATCCGCCGCCCCGGGTCACCGCGGCCACCGCCCTCGCCGACCTCGGCCTCGACTCGCTGATGGCCGTCCGCGTCCGTACGGCCCTGGAGCGAGAGTTCGGCATCGAGCTGCCCCTGCGTGACCTGCTCGGCGCCGCGACCGTCGGCGAGGCCGCCGCCCGCCCGCGTCGAGCGGGCCCTTCCCCGGCCGGCCGGTGGCGTGCGGCCGCGTCCCCTGCGCGCCACCGGCTCCCGTCCGCCCCTCTTCCTCGTGCACGCCGCCGGGGGACCGACCACCGTGTACGGGCCGCTCGCCGAACGGCTCGGCGCCGAGCAGCCGGTGTTCGGGCTCGACCGGATCGAGCGGGCCCGCACGGTCGCGGACAAGGCACGCCGGTACGCCGAGGCGATCACCACCGCGCACCCCGACGGGCCCGTGCTGCTGGGCGGTTGGTCCTTCGGCGGGTTCGTCGCCCAGGAGACGGCGCGGCAACTGGCCGACGCGGGACGGGACGTACGGCTGCTGGTGCTCATCGACTCCGTACGCCCCCTCGTCCACCCCGGGCCGGCGCCGGCGGACCGGGTCCGGGCGCACTTCGAGGGCTTCGCCGCCCACGTCGCCGACGCCTACGGGGTCCGGCTGGAGCTGCCGTACGACGACCTCCTGGCGATGGACGACGAGGAGCAGCGCATCGACGCCGTGCTGAAGGCCCTGCGCGCGGTCGCCGACGTGCCGGACGCCGCGCTGGAGCACCAGCGGGCCTCCTACCTCGACCTGAGGACCGGTGAGGCGCACCGTCCGGGCCCGTACGGCGGCCGGGTGGTCCTCTACCGGGCGAGCGAGCCCGCCCCGCACACCGTGCGCGACCCCGCCTACGAACGGGACGACGAGGCGCTGGGCTGGGACGAGGTGTGCCCGGACCTGGAGGTC containing:
- a CDS encoding fatty acyl-AMP ligase: MDSRRPPLTPARRSLPQYVRHWAEATPDRRAFTFVDHPAPHSRGVHRTLTWRRLDLRVRALAARLAEEAEPGARVALLCPQGVEYVTGFLGVLAAGMVAVPLYPPGLPGHADRLAGVLADARPAVVVTTSRAREEVRDFCGRTSVVCVDEVADDEAGGWRPVDPDAGAVAYLQYTSGSTRAPAGVEITHANVVANARQALTAYGVDVRPVTCVGWLPLYHDMGLVLSVAAPVVRGLLSVLMDPAAFLHEPVRWLRLLAAHPRALSAAPNFAYDYCASAVTDAQKADLRLDSVAALINGSEPVRPSTADRFHAAFACQGLAPTTHCPSYGLAEATVFVSAARPGQPLSRFALDRDALAAGKALPARSDDPRAVLLAGCGTPAGQRVRIADPAGRVALSEGEVGEIWVQGPNVGRGYWRREEESERVFGAGFADAVDAKDTADAEHTADAEHTADAPGGRWLRTGDLGAVVDGQLIVTGRLKDLVIVDGRNHYPQDIEATAQEAHQAVRRDRLAAFAVPGASGERVVVVAEHARTAVLADLDVPGVVRAVRGAVSSRHGLRLDDVVLVAPGAVARTSSGKVSRALTRARYLEGVYGESLGGEAGGTSPVTPAVGDAVRAAG